In the Engystomops pustulosus chromosome 2, aEngPut4.maternal, whole genome shotgun sequence genome, one interval contains:
- the LOC140116470 gene encoding REST corepressor 3-like isoform X2, producing MLRLPEIGEPSTEVFCTKLWSPDHNIPDDELDEYINITKTEHGYNEEQALALLHINNYDIKKAMSEIKDFMPITENWSDEEKRLFVKGLRIYGKRFHLIQKMIPQKSTAQIVKYYYTWKPSTAKFKRRRRAVPGSDATEIKRAKKQENKDFNNPNCSAQLDTSNQCRLPREDTSTASRPSKEDTSTASRPLRQDTSTASRPLRQRRPRQETARKAPAH from the exons ATGCTGCGCCTACCAG AAATTGGAGAACCCTCGACAGAGGTATTTTGCACCAAACTTTGGTCCCCAGACCACAACATCCCGGATGACGAAT TGGATGAATACATTAATATCACCAAGACCGAACATGGTTATAATGAAGAACAG GCTCTTGCACTGTTACATATCAACAACTATGACATCAAAAAAGCCATGTCTGAAATAAAAGATTTCATGCCAATAACTGAAAATTGGTCTGATGAGGAAAAAAGATTATTTGTTAAAGGACTAAGAATATATGGGAAGAGATTCCATCTCATCCAGAAAATG ATTCCTCAAAAATCTACAGCGCAAATTGTCAAATACTATTACACCTGGAAACCTTCTACAGCCAAATTTAAGAGAAGGAGAAGAGCAGTCCCAGGAAG TGACGCCACTGAAATTAAAAGAGCCAAGAAACAGGAGAACAAG gatTTCAACAACCCAAACTGCTCAGCCCAACTAGATACCAGCAACCAATGCCGCCTACCCAGAGAAGATACCAGCACCGCCAGCCGTCCATCCAAAGAAGATACCAGCACCGCCAGCCGCCCACTCAGACAAGATACCAGCACTGCCAGCCGCCCACTCAGACAAAGAAGACCCCGCCAGGAGACTGCCCGCAAAGCCCCCGCACACTAG